A stretch of the Macaca thibetana thibetana isolate TM-01 chromosome X, ASM2454274v1, whole genome shotgun sequence genome encodes the following:
- the PIGA gene encoding phosphatidylinositol N-acetylglucosaminyltransferase subunit A isoform X2: MKTKISGIDLLSGIIPELCQKYPDLNFIIGGEGPKRIILEEVRERYQLHDRVRLLGALEHKDVRDVLVQGHIFLNTSLTEAFCMAIVEAASCGLQIVSTRVGGIPEVLPEDLIILCEPSVKSLCEGLEKAVLQLKSGTLLAPENIHNIVKTFYTWRNVAERTEKVYDRVSMEAVLPMDKRLDRLISHCGPVTGYIFALLAVFSFLFLVFLRWMTPDSIIDVAVDATGPQGAWTNNYSHSKREGENSEISKTR, encoded by the exons ATGAAAACTAAAATCAGCG ggATCGATTTGCTTAGTGGTATAATACCTGAACTCTGTCAGAAATATCCAGATTTAAATTTCATAATTGGAGGAGAGGGACCAAAGAGAATCATTTTGGAAGAAGTTCGGGAAAGATACCAGCTGCATGACAG GGTGCGTCTTTTGGGAGCTTTGGAACACAAGGATGTTAGAGATGTCTTAGTTCAAggacatatttttcttaataccTCCCTTACTGAAGCATTCTGCATGGCGATCGTGGAAGCAGCCAGTTGTGGTTTACAG attgtAAGTACCAGAGTTGGTGGAATTCCTGAGGTGCTTCCAGAAGACCTTATTATTTTATGTGAGCCTTCAGTAAAATCTTTGTGTGAAGGATTGGAAAAGGCTGTTTTGCAACTGAAGTCAGGGACATTGCTGGCTCCAGAAAACATCCATAACATAGTCAAGACTTTCTACACCTGGAGGAATGTTGCGGAAAGAACTGAAAAg GTATATGACCGGGTATCAATGGAAGCTGTGTTGCCAATGGACAAACGACTAGACAGACTTATTTCTCACTGCGGCCCAGTAACAGGCTACATCTTTGCTTTGTTGGCAGTTTTCAGCTTCCTCTTCCTCGTTTTCTTGAGATGGATGACTCCAGATTCTATCATTGATGTTGCAGTAGATGccactgggccacagggtgcctgGACTAATAACTATTCTCACAGTAAAAGAGAGGGTGAGAATAGTGAGATATCTAAAACCAGGTAG
- the PIGA gene encoding phosphatidylinositol N-acetylglucosaminyltransferase subunit A isoform X1 encodes MACRGTAGDGHRASATPSRVSPGSLSTCRTHAHNICMVSDFFYPNMGGVESHIYQLSQCLIERGHKVIIVTHAYGNRKGIRYLTNGLKVYYLPLKVMYNQSTATTLFHSLPLLRYIFVRERVTIIHSHSSFSAMAHDALFHAKTMGLQTVFTDHSLFGFADVSSVLTNKLLTVSLCDTNHIICVSYTSKENTVLRAALNPEIVSVIPNAVDPTDFTPDPFRRHDSITIVVVSRLVYRKGIDLLSGIIPELCQKYPDLNFIIGGEGPKRIILEEVRERYQLHDRVRLLGALEHKDVRDVLVQGHIFLNTSLTEAFCMAIVEAASCGLQIVSTRVGGIPEVLPEDLIILCEPSVKSLCEGLEKAVLQLKSGTLLAPENIHNIVKTFYTWRNVAERTEKVYDRVSMEAVLPMDKRLDRLISHCGPVTGYIFALLAVFSFLFLVFLRWMTPDSIIDVAVDATGPQGAWTNNYSHSKREGENSEISKTR; translated from the exons ATGGCCTGTAGAGGAACAGCTGGGGATGGCCACCGTGCCTCAGCTACACCCTCTCGGGTTAGCCCTGGAAGTCTTTCCACATGTAGAACCCATGCCCATAATATATGCATGGTATCTGACTTTTTCTACCCAAATATGGGAGGCGTGGAAAGCCACATTTACCAGCTCTCACAGTGCCTCATTGAAAGAGGGCATAAGGTTATAATTGTCACCCATGCTTATGGAAATCGAAAAGGCATCCGTTACCTCACTAATGGCCTCAAAGTCTATTACTTGCCTCTGAAAGTCATGTACAACCAGTCTACAGCCACGACCCTCTTTCACAGTCTGCCATTGCTCAGGTACATATTCGTTCGGGAGAGAGTCACGATAATCCATTCACATAGTTCTTTTTCTGCCATGGCCCATGATGCTCTCTTCCACGCCAAGACAATGGGGCTTCAGACAGTCTTCACGGATCATTCCCTTTTTGGATTTGCTGATGTCAGCTCGGTGCTTACAAACAAGCTTCTAACCGTGTCTCTTTGTGATACAAACCACATCATTTGTGTGTCTTATACTAGTAAGGAAAATACTGTACTAAGAGCAGCACTGAATCCTGAAATAGTATCCGTCATTCCTAATGCTGTAGATCCTACTGACTTCACTCCAGACCCATTTAGAAGGCATGATAGTATAACTATTGTTGTTGTCAGCAGACTTGTTTACAGAAAAG ggATCGATTTGCTTAGTGGTATAATACCTGAACTCTGTCAGAAATATCCAGATTTAAATTTCATAATTGGAGGAGAGGGACCAAAGAGAATCATTTTGGAAGAAGTTCGGGAAAGATACCAGCTGCATGACAG GGTGCGTCTTTTGGGAGCTTTGGAACACAAGGATGTTAGAGATGTCTTAGTTCAAggacatatttttcttaataccTCCCTTACTGAAGCATTCTGCATGGCGATCGTGGAAGCAGCCAGTTGTGGTTTACAG attgtAAGTACCAGAGTTGGTGGAATTCCTGAGGTGCTTCCAGAAGACCTTATTATTTTATGTGAGCCTTCAGTAAAATCTTTGTGTGAAGGATTGGAAAAGGCTGTTTTGCAACTGAAGTCAGGGACATTGCTGGCTCCAGAAAACATCCATAACATAGTCAAGACTTTCTACACCTGGAGGAATGTTGCGGAAAGAACTGAAAAg GTATATGACCGGGTATCAATGGAAGCTGTGTTGCCAATGGACAAACGACTAGACAGACTTATTTCTCACTGCGGCCCAGTAACAGGCTACATCTTTGCTTTGTTGGCAGTTTTCAGCTTCCTCTTCCTCGTTTTCTTGAGATGGATGACTCCAGATTCTATCATTGATGTTGCAGTAGATGccactgggccacagggtgcctgGACTAATAACTATTCTCACAGTAAAAGAGAGGGTGAGAATAGTGAGATATCTAAAACCAGGTAG